In Vitis vinifera cultivar Pinot Noir 40024 chromosome 17, ASM3070453v1, one genomic interval encodes:
- the LOC100263820 gene encoding short-chain dehydrogenase TIC 32 B, chloroplastic isoform X2 yields the protein MISSSVVQGATSGIGAETARVMAKRGVRVIIPARDLKKAGEMKERIQKESPKAEVIVLEIDLSSFASIKRFCSEFLSLGLPLHILINNAGKFSHKLEFSEDKIEMSFATNYLGHFLLTELLIEKMVETAAQTGIQGRIINVSSVIHSWVKRDGFRFNQMLNPKNYNGTRAYAQSKLANILHAKELARQLKARNARVTINAVHPGIVKTGIIRDHKGFITDSLFFIASKLLKSTSQGASTTCYVGLSRKTEGVSGKYYADCNECSCSSMANDESEAHNLWRQSRALIHRRLRLPAAAA from the exons ATGATATCCTCTTCAGTAGTACAAG GGGCTACGTCGGGCATAGGGGCGGAGACGGCGAGAGTGATGGCTAAAAGAGGGGTGAGAGTGATCATTCCGGCGAGGGACTTGAAGAAAGCAGGTGAAATGAAGGAGAGAATCCAGAAGGAGAGCCCAAAGGCTGAGGTTATAGTGTTGGAGATTGATCTCAGCTCATTTGCCTCCATCAAGAGGTTCTGCTCTGAGTTCTTATCTCTAGGACTCCCCCTACACATCCTCAT AAACAATGCAGGAAAGTTCTCTCACAAGTTGGAGTTTTCTGAAGACAAAATTGAGATGTCATTTGCTACAAATTACTTAG GGCATTTTTTATTAACAGAGTTGTTGATAGAGAAGATGGTAGAGACAGCAGCACAAACAGGCATACAGGGAAGGATAATCAATGTTTCTTCGGTAATTCACAGCTGGGTGAAGAGAGATGGCTTTCGTTTCAACCAGATGCTTAACCCAAAAAA CTACAATGGCACTAGAGCCTATGCACAGTCCAAACTAGCCAACATATTGCATGCCAAGGAGCTGGCAAGACAGCTTAAG GCAAGAAATGCAAGAGTGACAATCAATGCAGTGCACCCAGGAATTGTGAAGACAGGGATCATCAGAGATCACAAAGGCTTTATCACAG ATTCTCTgtttttcatagcatcaaaGCTACTAAAATCGACCTCTCAG GGAGCATCAACGACATGCTACGTAGGACTGAGTAGGAAGACAGAAGGAGTGAGTGGAAAGTACTACGCAGACTGCAACGAGTGTAGCTGCTCAAGCATGGCAAATGATGAAAGTGAAGCACACAACCTATGGAGGCAGAGCCGTGCATTGATCCACAGACGGTTGCGTCTACCAGCTGCTGCTGCCTGA
- the LOC100263820 gene encoding short-chain dehydrogenase TIC 32 B, chloroplastic isoform X1: MKETLRYLAGLAGPSGYGSNSTAEQVTEDCSLPSQLTAIITGATSGIGAETARVMAKRGVRVIIPARDLKKAGEMKERIQKESPKAEVIVLEIDLSSFASIKRFCSEFLSLGLPLHILINNAGKFSHKLEFSEDKIEMSFATNYLGHFLLTELLIEKMVETAAQTGIQGRIINVSSVIHSWVKRDGFRFNQMLNPKNYNGTRAYAQSKLANILHAKELARQLKARNARVTINAVHPGIVKTGIIRDHKGFITDSLFFIASKLLKSTSQGASTTCYVGLSRKTEGVSGKYYADCNECSCSSMANDESEAHNLWRQSRALIHRRLRLPAAAA; encoded by the exons ATGAAGGAAACACTAAGGTACTTAGCAGGTCTTGCAGGCCCAAGTGGGTATGGCTCCAATTCAACTGCTGAGCAAGTTACGGAAGATTGTTCTCTTCCTTCTCAGCTGACTGCTATAATCACTG GGGCTACGTCGGGCATAGGGGCGGAGACGGCGAGAGTGATGGCTAAAAGAGGGGTGAGAGTGATCATTCCGGCGAGGGACTTGAAGAAAGCAGGTGAAATGAAGGAGAGAATCCAGAAGGAGAGCCCAAAGGCTGAGGTTATAGTGTTGGAGATTGATCTCAGCTCATTTGCCTCCATCAAGAGGTTCTGCTCTGAGTTCTTATCTCTAGGACTCCCCCTACACATCCTCAT AAACAATGCAGGAAAGTTCTCTCACAAGTTGGAGTTTTCTGAAGACAAAATTGAGATGTCATTTGCTACAAATTACTTAG GGCATTTTTTATTAACAGAGTTGTTGATAGAGAAGATGGTAGAGACAGCAGCACAAACAGGCATACAGGGAAGGATAATCAATGTTTCTTCGGTAATTCACAGCTGGGTGAAGAGAGATGGCTTTCGTTTCAACCAGATGCTTAACCCAAAAAA CTACAATGGCACTAGAGCCTATGCACAGTCCAAACTAGCCAACATATTGCATGCCAAGGAGCTGGCAAGACAGCTTAAG GCAAGAAATGCAAGAGTGACAATCAATGCAGTGCACCCAGGAATTGTGAAGACAGGGATCATCAGAGATCACAAAGGCTTTATCACAG ATTCTCTgtttttcatagcatcaaaGCTACTAAAATCGACCTCTCAG GGAGCATCAACGACATGCTACGTAGGACTGAGTAGGAAGACAGAAGGAGTGAGTGGAAAGTACTACGCAGACTGCAACGAGTGTAGCTGCTCAAGCATGGCAAATGATGAAAGTGAAGCACACAACCTATGGAGGCAGAGCCGTGCATTGATCCACAGACGGTTGCGTCTACCAGCTGCTGCTGCCTGA